In Acidobacteriota bacterium, one genomic interval encodes:
- a CDS encoding winged helix-turn-helix domain-containing protein, which produces MPQLRLGAEHEEFYELFSANVMGLGPYEREDALGLLQRVAGRYGVGLPVETSERLIGLTGGHPGLLKAACLALVKGQVSLPESDEQALAGLLQVDDVRTECGKLWDGLGEDERTVLRDLVIKRKAAPGNAEAGRRLRLKHLVKEENQITRPFGVLFTEYIAAQKASAAHSTKTQAGPIRIDTAGEVWVGGQQMVPPLTRKELLLLEYLCLEPGRLRTKDEIVAVVYPDEYQRGNSPTDDALHAMIKRLRIRLEQSGLPSNCITTLRGKGYRLEIG; this is translated from the coding sequence TTGCCGCAGTTGCGTTTAGGGGCGGAACACGAGGAATTTTATGAACTGTTCTCGGCGAATGTTATGGGGCTTGGCCCTTATGAGAGAGAGGATGCGCTCGGCTTACTTCAGCGTGTCGCGGGACGTTATGGCGTAGGCTTGCCGGTGGAAACAAGCGAGCGTTTGATTGGCTTGACTGGCGGGCATCCGGGTTTGTTGAAGGCGGCTTGTTTGGCTCTGGTGAAAGGCCAAGTGAGCTTGCCGGAAAGCGATGAACAGGCGCTTGCCGGACTGCTTCAAGTAGACGATGTGCGCACGGAATGCGGCAAGCTCTGGGATGGCCTGGGCGAGGATGAGCGTACTGTCTTGCGTGACCTCGTTATTAAGCGGAAGGCTGCCCCCGGCAACGCCGAAGCGGGCAGGCGGTTGCGGCTCAAACATTTGGTTAAAGAGGAAAATCAAATAACCCGCCCGTTCGGCGTCCTGTTCACCGAATATATTGCAGCGCAGAAAGCCAGCGCCGCTCACTCGACCAAAACTCAAGCCGGCCCAATTCGGATTGATACGGCGGGCGAAGTTTGGGTGGGCGGGCAACAAATGGTTCCGCCTCTGACGAGGAAAGAGTTGCTGCTGTTGGAGTATCTTTGTTTAGAGCCTGGCCGCCTACGTACCAAGGATGAAATTGTTGCCGTGGTCTACCCTGACGAATATCAACGCGGCAACAGTCCCACCGATGACGCGCTGCACGCTATGATCAAACGTTTGCGAATACGGTTAGAGCAAAGCGGATTGCCCAGCAACTGCATCACCACTTTGCGGGGGAAAGGGTACCGGTTAGAGATCGGGTGA